Proteins from one Heterodontus francisci isolate sHetFra1 chromosome 42, sHetFra1.hap1, whole genome shotgun sequence genomic window:
- the LOC137355305 gene encoding neurogenin-1-like, translated as MPPKTDCCPGSLSSEPDQFLTVSEDESSSFHSSSLLLSPESALTPEQPSDRVASGDEAGGLRSRRAEPRRKKPRNRPRLKTEATATKQRRSRRMKANDRERNRMHNLNDALDALRAVLPTFPDDAKLTKIETLRFAHNYIWALTETLRMAEQGRQDCEQSGKGALYELSLCSPPSPDWDSSPSPSPHSPSSTEEIFLSVQPERIHSVHTPRFSGFV; from the coding sequence atGCCTCCCAAGACCGACTGCTGCCCCGGGTCATTGAGCAGTGAGCCGGATCAGTTCCTCACTGTGTCCGAGGATGAAAGCAGCTCCTTTCACTCCAGCAGCCTCCTGTTATCCCCGGAGAGCGCCCTGACCCCGGAACAGCCGAGTGACCGTGTGGCCTCCGGGGATGAAGCGGGCGGATTGCGCTCCCGCAGAGCCGAGCCCAGGAGGAAGAAGCCGAGGAACCGCCCGAGGCTCAAAACCGAAGCCACGGCCACCAAGCAGAGGAGGAGTCGGAGAATGAAGGCGAATGACCGGGAACGGAACCGCATGCACAACCTGAATGATGCCCTGGATGCGCTGCGGGCGGTGTTGCCCACATTCCCGGACGATGCCAAGTTAACCAAGATCGAGACTCTCCGCTTCGCCCACAATTACATCTGGGCATTAACGGAAACGCTGAGGATGGCGGAACAGGGGCGCCAGGACTGCGAGCAAAGCGGCAAGGGAGCCCTGTACGAGCTGAGCCTCTGCTCGCCCCCGTCCCCAGACTGGGATtcttccccgtccccgtccccgcatTCTCCCAGCTCCACCGAGGAGATTTTTCTGTCTGTGCAACCGGAGCGCATCCATAGCGTGCACACTCCCCGGTTCAGCGGCTttgtctga